In Streptomyces nodosus, one DNA window encodes the following:
- a CDS encoding putative baseplate assembly protein, producing the protein MTLPSPDLDDRRFQQLVDEAKRLVQQRCPEWTDHNVSDPGVTLIEAFATMVDQLVYRLNRVPDKNYLAFLNLIGVRLYPPTAARTETTFWLSAPQPDTVRVAAGTEVATVRTETEEAVVFTTGRDLSVLPCTLSRLVAWPASGTAADRSQELALGRDVPCFSPTPTPGDSLCVGLSRPVPGCAVVLRLDCRVDGVGVDPRRPPLVWEAWDGAAWAECEVEKDDTGGFNKAGEIILHVPATHTASVVTGHSGGWLRCRLVEAAVDQPAYVASPTVRRASAFTIGGTVEAAHAETVVEEVLGLSEGVPGQGFRVARPPVVAGEEAFVVEVAEGHGWVEWIRVDDFAHSTAYDRHFTLDPNSGQVDFGPAVREQDGTLRLYGAVPPKGAPVRVRSYRTGGGRRGNVARGALRVLRSSLPFVARVENRRPALGGVDGETVENARVRGPMTLRTLHRAVVPRDYELLAREVAPDAARVACVPAGPAGTGEPSEQAGGVRLLVVPAGRDDEQGRIRFQELIPPRDTLAMIAAHLDERRPIGTRLVVEPPYYQGVTVVASVVPGRGAAADGLREAALAALYGYFNPLTGGPDGRGWPFGRPVHSGEVFAVLQRVSGVDLVEDVRLFPADPVTGRRGEAATRIELDRHALVFSYEHQVRVREA; encoded by the coding sequence ATGACGCTGCCCAGCCCCGATCTGGACGACCGGCGCTTCCAGCAACTGGTGGACGAGGCCAAGCGGCTGGTGCAGCAGCGCTGCCCCGAGTGGACCGACCACAATGTCTCCGATCCCGGTGTGACGCTGATCGAGGCGTTCGCCACCATGGTCGACCAGCTCGTCTACCGGCTGAACCGGGTACCCGACAAGAACTATCTGGCCTTTCTGAACCTCATCGGGGTGCGGTTGTATCCGCCGACGGCCGCGCGCACCGAGACCACGTTCTGGCTGTCCGCGCCGCAGCCGGACACGGTGCGCGTCGCGGCCGGGACGGAGGTGGCCACCGTGCGCACCGAGACCGAGGAGGCGGTGGTGTTCACCACCGGACGGGATCTGTCGGTCCTGCCGTGCACGTTGTCCCGCCTTGTCGCCTGGCCGGCCTCCGGGACCGCCGCCGACCGATCCCAGGAGCTGGCTCTCGGCCGCGATGTGCCGTGTTTCAGCCCGACGCCCACGCCCGGGGACTCTCTGTGCGTCGGGCTGTCCCGACCGGTGCCCGGCTGCGCGGTGGTGCTGCGTCTGGACTGCCGGGTGGACGGCGTCGGTGTCGATCCCCGCCGCCCGCCGCTGGTCTGGGAGGCCTGGGACGGCGCCGCCTGGGCGGAGTGCGAGGTCGAGAAGGACGACACCGGCGGGTTCAACAAGGCCGGCGAGATCATCCTGCATGTGCCCGCCACCCACACCGCCTCGGTGGTGACCGGGCACTCCGGCGGCTGGCTGCGCTGCCGTCTGGTGGAGGCCGCGGTGGACCAGCCCGCCTATGTCGCCTCCCCGACGGTCCGCCGGGCGAGCGCGTTCACCATCGGCGGCACGGTGGAGGCCGCGCACGCCGAGACCGTCGTGGAGGAGGTCCTGGGCCTGTCGGAGGGGGTGCCGGGGCAGGGCTTCCGGGTGGCCCGGCCGCCGGTGGTGGCGGGCGAGGAGGCCTTCGTGGTGGAGGTGGCCGAGGGACACGGCTGGGTGGAGTGGATCCGGGTGGACGACTTCGCGCACTCCACCGCGTACGACCGCCACTTCACCCTGGACCCCAACTCCGGGCAGGTGGACTTCGGTCCGGCCGTGCGGGAGCAGGACGGCACGCTGCGTCTGTACGGGGCGGTGCCGCCGAAGGGCGCCCCGGTGCGGGTGCGGTCCTACCGTACGGGCGGCGGACGGCGGGGCAATGTGGCGCGGGGTGCGCTGCGGGTGCTGCGCAGTTCGCTGCCGTTCGTGGCACGGGTGGAGAACCGTCGTCCGGCGCTGGGCGGGGTCGACGGCGAGACGGTGGAGAACGCGCGGGTGCGGGGACCGATGACGCTGCGCACCCTGCACCGGGCGGTGGTGCCGCGCGACTACGAGTTGCTGGCGCGCGAGGTGGCACCGGACGCCGCCCGGGTGGCATGCGTCCCGGCGGGGCCGGCCGGGACCGGGGAGCCGTCCGAACAGGCGGGCGGAGTACGGCTGTTGGTGGTACCGGCCGGTCGTGACGACGAGCAGGGGCGGATCCGCTTCCAGGAGCTGATCCCACCGCGGGACACCCTCGCGATGATCGCGGCCCATCTGGACGAACGGCGTCCGATCGGCACCCGGCTGGTCGTGGAACCGCCCTACTACCAGGGGGTCACCGTGGTGGCCTCGGTGGTGCCGGGCCGCGGGGCGGCGGCCGACGGACTGCGGGAGGCGGCGCTGGCCGCCCTGTACGGCTACTTCAATCCGCTGACCGGCGGCCCCGACGGCCGGGGCTGGCCGTTCGGGCGGCCCGTGCACTCCGGGGAGGTGTTCGCGGTGCTGCAACGGGTGTCCGGCGTCGACCTGGTCGAGGACGTACGGCTGTTCCCCGCGGACCCGGTCACCGGACGGCGCGGCGAGGCCGCCACCAGGATCGAACTCGACCGGCACGCCCTGGTGTTCAGCTACGAACACCAGGTGCGGGTGAGGGAGGCATGA
- a CDS encoding GPW/gp25 family protein, producing the protein MGRQFIGAGWAFPPRTDATGSIALVRNEREIEESIRLILATSPGERPMRPEFGCALGDYVFAPADAGTAGQLAYEVRLALERWEPRIEVAEVAVRFDAADDGVLYIDVGYAVRGTNDPRNLVFPFYVIPDGEGSA; encoded by the coding sequence ATGGGACGGCAGTTCATCGGCGCGGGCTGGGCGTTCCCGCCGCGTACGGACGCCACCGGAAGCATCGCGCTGGTCCGGAACGAGCGTGAGATCGAGGAGTCGATCCGGCTGATCCTGGCCACCTCGCCCGGCGAGCGGCCGATGCGCCCGGAGTTCGGATGCGCCCTCGGCGACTATGTGTTCGCGCCCGCGGACGCCGGTACGGCCGGTCAGCTCGCCTACGAGGTGCGGCTCGCCCTGGAGCGGTGGGAGCCGCGCATCGAGGTGGCGGAGGTGGCCGTGCGGTTCGACGCGGCGGACGACGGGGTGCTCTACATCGACGTCGGATACGCGGTGCGCGGCACCAACGACCCGCGCAACCTGGTGTTCCCGTTCTATGTGATCCCGGACGGCGAGGGGTCCGCATGA
- a CDS encoding PAAR domain-containing protein, whose amino-acid sequence MPAAARVGDPTGHPGVIGPPGEPTVLIGGQPAATVGTAHQCSSPAAHAPSALAPPGSSSVLIGGRPAGRVGDTAGCGSPVLSGCPSVQIGG is encoded by the coding sequence ATGCCAGCAGCCGCACGCGTCGGCGATCCCACCGGGCATCCCGGGGTGATCGGCCCGCCCGGAGAGCCCACGGTGCTGATCGGCGGGCAGCCCGCGGCCACGGTGGGTACCGCGCACCAGTGCTCCTCGCCCGCCGCGCACGCCCCGTCCGCCCTTGCCCCGCCCGGCAGTTCGAGCGTGCTCATCGGGGGACGTCCTGCCGGCCGGGTCGGCGATACGGCGGGCTGCGGCTCACCGGTCCTGTCCGGGTGCCCGAGCGTGCAGATCGGAGGGTGA
- a CDS encoding VgrG-related protein → MVNESVAKVLVVEFDGRPLPPAVANTLVEGYVDDSRTLPDLFVLRFRDPGRVLLGQTGVRIGTPVRLLAGAGGGPSPRPLITGSVTALEVEIDDTGTFTVVRGLDESHRLFRGRRVASYQNMTLADICVRVARQAGLKPGTVEVAGPVLEHVAQPNVSDWEFLRSLAEEAGAQIHVTDGRLHVVRPTAADAAPETSARAERDPLVLEMGDNLLRCRAGVSAAEQVSAVEVRGWDVRAKQPLVGRADAGTATTLQLGVTAAEVAQPFGEAEFVVSDAPYDNQARVDQAAKALAARIAGSFAELEAVIRGNPEVRAGGAVALAGVGAPFEGRYTVTSSRHVFDPVRGYETWVTVSGEQERSLFGLSGGGAGAGSRCPGLANGTVTDTKDPEGLGRVKVRFPWLSDAYASDWARTAQAGGTGGGEAFIPEVGDEVLVGFEQGHLDRPYVLAGLYNGQDRPGQGKGQGQGAAGQPGSGGGQGDEAEAVDPTSGAVNKRAFGSRGGNKLELLDAANGPQGVRLVTGDGKLSISLDRRGTTVVVHSDGRVEIEAKEQVSIRAGSGVALDAGGGTLELTGDSVKLTARTGVRVDGGTGELKLTTGGSVEVRGNQVAVGGDTRTELKGGSTLTVNAPMVRIN, encoded by the coding sequence ATGGTCAATGAGAGCGTCGCCAAGGTCCTGGTGGTGGAGTTCGACGGCCGTCCGCTGCCGCCCGCGGTGGCGAACACTCTGGTCGAGGGGTATGTGGACGACAGCCGTACGCTGCCGGACCTGTTCGTGCTGCGCTTCCGGGACCCCGGTCGGGTGCTGCTGGGGCAGACGGGGGTGCGGATCGGGACCCCGGTGCGGCTGCTGGCCGGGGCCGGTGGCGGCCCCTCGCCGCGTCCGCTGATCACCGGGAGTGTGACGGCGCTGGAGGTGGAGATCGACGACACCGGCACCTTCACGGTGGTGCGGGGTCTGGACGAGTCGCACCGTCTCTTCCGCGGGCGTCGGGTGGCGAGCTACCAGAACATGACGCTCGCCGACATCTGTGTCCGGGTGGCGCGGCAGGCGGGGCTGAAGCCGGGGACGGTGGAGGTGGCGGGTCCGGTCCTCGAGCATGTGGCCCAGCCGAACGTCAGCGACTGGGAGTTCCTGCGGTCGCTGGCCGAGGAGGCGGGCGCGCAGATCCATGTGACGGACGGCCGGCTGCATGTCGTGAGGCCCACGGCGGCGGATGCCGCTCCGGAGACGTCCGCGCGTGCCGAGCGGGACCCTCTGGTCCTGGAGATGGGTGACAATCTGCTGCGCTGCCGGGCCGGGGTGTCCGCCGCCGAGCAGGTGTCGGCGGTCGAGGTGCGGGGCTGGGACGTACGGGCCAAGCAGCCGCTGGTCGGGCGTGCCGACGCGGGTACCGCGACGACGCTCCAGCTGGGGGTGACGGCGGCCGAGGTGGCACAGCCGTTCGGCGAAGCCGAGTTCGTGGTGTCGGACGCGCCGTACGACAACCAGGCCCGGGTGGACCAGGCGGCGAAGGCTCTCGCGGCGCGGATCGCGGGGTCGTTCGCCGAGCTGGAGGCGGTGATCCGGGGCAATCCTGAGGTGCGGGCGGGCGGTGCGGTCGCTCTGGCGGGGGTGGGCGCGCCCTTCGAGGGCCGGTACACGGTGACCTCCTCACGGCATGTGTTCGATCCGGTCCGCGGCTATGAGACCTGGGTGACGGTCTCCGGCGAGCAGGAGCGTTCGCTGTTCGGGCTGTCCGGCGGCGGGGCGGGGGCGGGCTCGCGGTGTCCGGGGCTGGCGAACGGCACGGTGACGGACACCAAGGACCCGGAGGGTCTTGGCCGGGTCAAGGTGCGCTTCCCGTGGCTGTCCGACGCCTATGCGAGCGACTGGGCGCGGACCGCGCAGGCGGGCGGGACCGGCGGCGGGGAGGCGTTCATCCCGGAGGTCGGCGACGAGGTGCTGGTCGGGTTCGAACAGGGGCATCTGGACCGTCCCTATGTGCTCGCCGGTCTCTACAACGGTCAGGACAGGCCTGGCCAGGGGAAGGGTCAGGGTCAGGGCGCGGCGGGGCAGCCCGGCAGTGGGGGCGGCCAGGGGGACGAGGCGGAGGCGGTGGACCCGACGAGCGGAGCCGTCAACAAGCGGGCGTTCGGCTCCCGCGGGGGCAACAAGCTGGAACTGCTGGACGCGGCGAACGGCCCGCAAGGCGTACGGCTGGTGACGGGCGACGGCAAGCTGAGCATCAGCCTCGACCGCAGGGGCACCACCGTCGTGGTGCACAGCGACGGCAGGGTGGAGATCGAGGCGAAGGAGCAGGTCTCGATCAGGGCGGGCAGCGGGGTGGCGCTGGACGCGGGCGGCGGCACGTTGGAGCTGACCGGCGACTCGGTGAAGCTCACGGCCCGCACCGGGGTCCGGGTGGACGGTGGCACCGGCGAGCTGAAGCTCACCACGGGCGGCTCGGTGGAGGTGCGGGGCAACCAGGTGGCGGTGGGCGGTGACACCCGCACCGAGCTCAAGGGCGGCAGCACGCTGACCGTCAACGCACCGATGGTGCGCATCAACTGA
- a CDS encoding CIS tube protein: MGSPVAFSAAGAGASAVQGGGGGARPKLEHAYLELRTPPPGGSLTPGAPCGRIGFQFNPKELSLTKAAAWQRTPAKGAKSAGPPEYQGPQPSKLTVEMFFDASDTQDTSVVTAVEKLFACCVPTSETRQQQRASPPWVVFHWGGLTGFPGYVSQVQAKYTLFTTSGVPIRAVCQVTMEEITGETPGQNPTSGALHARRVHRVRAGDTLALLAWREYGDPAAWRTIAEANGIDDPMRLPEGRELLLPAPDELGRGEGGGDGHDGGR; encoded by the coding sequence ATGGGGTCACCGGTGGCGTTCAGCGCGGCGGGCGCGGGGGCGAGTGCCGTCCAGGGGGGCGGTGGCGGGGCCCGGCCGAAGCTGGAGCACGCCTATCTGGAGCTGCGCACCCCGCCGCCGGGCGGCAGTCTGACGCCGGGCGCGCCTTGCGGGCGGATCGGCTTCCAGTTCAATCCCAAGGAGCTGTCGCTGACCAAGGCGGCGGCCTGGCAGCGGACTCCGGCGAAGGGGGCGAAGAGCGCGGGGCCGCCCGAGTACCAGGGTCCGCAGCCCAGCAAGCTGACGGTGGAGATGTTCTTCGACGCGAGTGACACCCAGGACACCAGTGTGGTGACCGCGGTAGAGAAGCTGTTCGCGTGCTGTGTGCCGACCAGTGAGACACGGCAGCAGCAACGGGCCTCGCCGCCGTGGGTGGTCTTCCACTGGGGCGGGCTCACCGGTTTCCCCGGGTATGTCAGCCAGGTGCAGGCGAAGTACACCCTGTTCACCACCTCGGGGGTGCCGATCCGGGCGGTGTGCCAGGTCACGATGGAGGAGATCACCGGGGAGACCCCGGGTCAGAACCCCACCTCGGGAGCGCTGCACGCACGGCGGGTGCACCGGGTGCGCGCCGGGGACACGCTGGCGCTGCTGGCCTGGCGCGAGTACGGAGACCCGGCGGCCTGGCGGACGATCGCGGAGGCGAACGGGATCGACGATCCGATGCGGCTGCCCGAGGGCCGTGAGCTGCTGCTTCCCGCACCGGACGAGCTGGGGCGGGGCGAGGGCGGCGGCGACGGACACGACGGGGGTCGGTGA
- a CDS encoding phage tail protein, producing MSVTDDPAVSVCFVVTVDGIELGSFNTCEGLGCEVVLEQREEGGNNGHLWQLPTRLKYPNIKLSRPLTRDTEKVAKWFASMTTGIKRRTAHIEARTGDGHKVAQWGLLEVVPVRWTGPSFNPESPKVAMETIEIAHHGYVMEG from the coding sequence ATGTCCGTGACCGATGACCCGGCGGTCAGCGTCTGCTTCGTCGTCACCGTGGACGGCATCGAGCTGGGCTCGTTCAACACCTGTGAGGGTCTTGGCTGCGAGGTCGTGCTGGAGCAGCGCGAGGAGGGCGGGAACAACGGCCATCTGTGGCAGCTGCCCACCCGGCTGAAGTACCCGAACATCAAGCTGTCCAGGCCGCTGACCCGGGACACCGAGAAGGTGGCCAAGTGGTTCGCGAGCATGACCACCGGTATCAAGCGCAGGACGGCGCACATCGAGGCGCGGACCGGCGACGGTCACAAGGTGGCGCAGTGGGGGCTGCTCGAGGTGGTGCCGGTGCGCTGGACCGGGCCGTCGTTCAACCCGGAGTCCCCGAAGGTCGCGATGGAGACCATCGAGATCGCCCATCACGGCTATGTGATGGAGGGCTGA
- a CDS encoding DUF6760 family protein: MTYAADRIHEEVAYLAYHFHWSLDQILDLEHPDRLRYVEYVARLNER, encoded by the coding sequence ATGACGTACGCGGCCGACCGGATCCATGAGGAAGTCGCGTACCTCGCCTACCACTTCCACTGGTCCCTCGACCAGATCCTCGACCTCGAACACCCGGACCGACTGCGCTACGTCGAGTACGTGGCCCGGCTGAACGAGCGGTGA
- a CDS encoding phage tail protein yields the protein MPLPELDSSVGHSFGLEFDSVLIKQITEVSGLKMEQDVIELKQNTADGKYAIKKLPGRPKAGEVTVTRGLTEDNSFERWIKDSRFGKMTNARRNGSIIVYDYEGVPIKRYKLINAWPKSLEISTLKAGDTSVLTEKLAITYESVEVD from the coding sequence ATGCCGCTCCCCGAGCTCGACAGTTCCGTAGGACATTCCTTCGGACTTGAATTCGACAGCGTGCTCATCAAGCAGATCACCGAGGTCAGCGGTCTGAAGATGGAGCAGGACGTCATCGAGTTGAAGCAGAACACCGCCGACGGCAAGTATGCGATCAAGAAACTGCCGGGCCGTCCCAAGGCCGGTGAGGTCACCGTCACCCGCGGTCTGACGGAGGACAACAGCTTCGAGCGGTGGATCAAGGATTCCCGGTTCGGGAAGATGACCAACGCCCGCCGCAACGGTTCGATCATCGTGTACGACTACGAGGGCGTGCCGATCAAGCGCTACAAGCTGATCAACGCCTGGCCCAAGTCGCTGGAGATCAGCACGCTCAAGGCGGGTGACACCTCCGTGCTGACGGAGAAGCTGGCGATCACCTACGAGAGCGTGGAAGTCGACTGA
- a CDS encoding phage tail sheath family protein, with translation MPSYLSPGVYVEEVESGSRPIEGVGTSVAAFIGFAQKGPFHEPTLITNWTQFTTVFGDFVEGTYLASSVHGYFANGGGICYVIRIGGAEEDRDGAGAGAGAAEAPVAGPTAQLGPYVVKALPGVTGEITVEVADPEGEEPPQDVFTLIVKRDGAVVETYPSVTTKRSKDNVATQVRARSRLIRLEEPGKGAAPSRPETQSVTLTAPGGEPGSGAGVVAVPEALSADSYVGDPDRRTGFGGLEAVEEVTMVAAPDLMSAYQRGALDLETVISVQRGLITHCEAMGDRIAILDPPPGLSPRQIRSWREETTGFDSKYATLYYPWIKVFDPAVGRDAFVPPSGHVAGVWARNDETRGVHKAPANEVLRGAVGLQTQITKGEHDLLNPIGLNCIRAFPGRGIRVWGARTLADDPSWRYLNVRRLFNYLEESILAGTQWVVFEPNDDALWARVRRTISAFLVNEWRKGALFGLTPDEAFYVKCDRETNPPESIDAGQVICEVGVAPVKPAEFVVFRLAQLSAGSGGIDE, from the coding sequence ATGCCGTCGTACCTGTCCCCGGGCGTCTACGTCGAAGAGGTGGAGTCCGGGTCACGGCCGATCGAGGGGGTCGGGACCTCGGTCGCCGCCTTCATCGGGTTCGCGCAGAAGGGCCCGTTCCACGAGCCGACGCTGATCACCAACTGGACGCAGTTCACCACCGTCTTCGGTGACTTCGTCGAGGGGACGTATCTGGCTTCCTCCGTCCACGGGTACTTCGCCAACGGCGGCGGGATCTGCTACGTCATCCGGATCGGCGGTGCGGAGGAGGACCGGGACGGGGCAGGCGCGGGAGCGGGAGCGGCGGAGGCGCCGGTCGCGGGGCCGACGGCTCAGCTCGGGCCGTATGTCGTCAAGGCCTTGCCCGGTGTCACCGGGGAGATCACCGTCGAGGTGGCCGACCCCGAGGGCGAGGAGCCGCCGCAGGACGTCTTCACCCTGATCGTCAAGCGGGACGGGGCCGTCGTGGAGACGTATCCGTCGGTGACCACCAAGCGCAGCAAGGACAATGTGGCCACCCAGGTCAGGGCCCGCTCCCGGCTCATCCGGCTGGAGGAGCCCGGCAAGGGGGCCGCCCCCTCCCGTCCCGAGACGCAGTCCGTGACGCTCACGGCGCCCGGAGGCGAACCGGGGTCGGGCGCGGGGGTCGTCGCGGTGCCCGAGGCGCTGTCGGCGGACTCGTACGTGGGCGACCCCGACCGTCGCACCGGCTTCGGCGGCCTGGAGGCCGTCGAGGAGGTCACGATGGTGGCCGCGCCGGATCTGATGAGTGCCTACCAGCGCGGGGCGTTGGACCTGGAGACCGTCATCTCGGTGCAGCGCGGGCTGATCACTCACTGCGAGGCCATGGGCGACCGGATCGCCATCCTTGATCCTCCGCCCGGCCTGAGTCCGCGTCAGATCAGGTCCTGGCGGGAGGAGACGACGGGGTTCGACTCCAAGTACGCCACGCTCTACTACCCGTGGATCAAGGTGTTCGACCCGGCCGTGGGCCGCGACGCCTTTGTGCCCCCGAGCGGGCATGTCGCGGGTGTCTGGGCGCGCAACGACGAGACCCGCGGGGTGCACAAGGCGCCGGCGAACGAGGTGCTGCGCGGCGCGGTCGGGTTGCAGACGCAGATAACCAAGGGTGAGCACGACCTCCTCAACCCCATCGGGCTCAACTGCATCCGCGCCTTCCCCGGCCGCGGCATCCGGGTGTGGGGCGCGCGCACGCTCGCCGACGACCCGTCCTGGCGCTACCTCAATGTGCGGCGGCTCTTCAACTATCTGGAGGAGTCGATCCTCGCGGGCACCCAGTGGGTGGTCTTCGAGCCGAACGACGATGCGCTGTGGGCCCGTGTCCGGCGCACCATCTCGGCCTTCCTGGTCAATGAGTGGCGCAAGGGCGCGCTCTTCGGGCTGACCCCGGACGAGGCCTTCTATGTGAAGTGCGATCGCGAGACCAACCCTCCGGAGTCCATCGACGCCGGCCAGGTCATCTGCGAGGTGGGCGTGGCCCCGGTCAAGCCGGCGGAGTTCGTGGTGTTCCGGCTCGCCCAGCTCTCGGCCGGGTCGGGCGGGATCGACGAGTGA